One genomic segment of Diceros bicornis minor isolate mBicDic1 chromosome 13, mDicBic1.mat.cur, whole genome shotgun sequence includes these proteins:
- the GNB1 gene encoding guanine nucleotide-binding protein G(I)/G(S)/G(T) subunit beta-1: MSELDQLRQEAEQLKNQIRDARKACADATLSQITNNIDPVGRIQMRTRRTLRGHLAKIYAMHWGTDSRLLVSASQDGKLIIWDSYTTNKVHAIPLRSSWVMTCAYAPSGNYVACGGLDNICSIYNLKTREGNVRVSRELAGHTGYLSCCRFLDDNQIVTSSGDTTCALWDIETGQQTTTFTGHTGDVMSLSLAPDSRLFVSGACDASAKLWDVREGMCRQTFTGHESDINAICFFPNGNAFATGSDDATCRLFDLRADQELMTYSHDNIICGITSVSFSKSGRLLLAGYDDFNCNVWDALKADRAGVLAGHDNRVSCLGVTDDGMAVATGSWDSFLKIWN, from the exons ATGAGTGAACTTGACCAATTACGGCAGGAGGCTGAACAGCTTAAAAATCAAATTAGA GATGCCAGGAAGGCATGTGCAGATGCAACTCTCTCTCAG atcACAAACAACATTGACCCCGTGGGAAGAATCCAGATGCGCACCAGGAGAACGCTGAGGGGACACTTGGCCAAGATTTATGCCATGCACTGGGGCACAGATTCCAG GCTTCTAGTTAGTGCTTCACAGGATGGTAAACTTATCATCTGGGATAGCTACACCACAAACAAG GTCCATGCCATCCCTCTGCGTTCCTCCTGGGTCATGACCTGCGCATATGCCCCTTCTGGGAACTATGTGGCCTGTGGTGGCCTGGATAACATTTGCTCCATTTACAATCTGAAAACTCGTGAAGGGAATGTACGTGTGAGTCGTGAACTGGCCGGGCATACAG GTTACCTGTCCTGCTGCCGCTTCCTGGATGACAATCAGATCGTCACCAGCTCTGGAGACACCACCTG CGCTCTGTGGGACATCGAGACCGGCCAGCAGACGACCACGTTCACTGGACACACTGGGGATGTTATGAGCCTTTCTCTTGCTCCTGACTCCAGACTGTTTGTCTCCGGTGCTTGTGATGCTTCAGCCAAACTCTGGGATGTGCGAGAAGGGATGTGCCGGCAGACTTTCACCGGCCACGAGTCTGACATCAATGCCATCTGT TTCTTTCCAAATGGCAACGCATTTGCCACTGGCTCGGATGACGCCACCTGCAGGCTGTTTGACCTTCGTGCGGATCAGGAGCTCATGACTTACTCCCATGACAACATCATATGTGGGATCACCTCTGTGTCCTTCTCCAAGAGTGGGCGCCTCCTCCTCGCAGGGTACGATGACTTCAACTGCAACGTCTGGGACGCGCTCAAAGCCGACAGGGCAG GTGTCTTGGCTGGGCATGACAACCGTGTCAGCTGCCTGGGGGTGACTGACGACGGGATGGCCGTGGCAACGGGGTCCTGGGATAGCTTCCTCAAGATCTGGAACTAG